TTGTGATGAAGAGATCGTGGGGGACAATCCAGAGTGGATATTGGTAAGCAAGAAGCCATCTGTTGATCATTTTTGTACCTTGGGATGCCTGTCGGGGCATGTAGATGAAATGGCAATCAAGGCGGAAGAGAAAAACGGATTGATACACAAGATCAATTGAGTTAAAAACGGCACTTAATGCGGATCTTCTTTTCCAGGATCAATCCTACGAGGTTACCGATAAATTCGAACACAAAGATTATTAGTTCCACTGGCTTCACACTCCAATTACTCATCTTGTATTTAAATACGAATGTTACAGAAATTGGTTTCAATGCATCTTCACAACAAAATGCTCAGGGAGATAAGGAGGAACAAGTTACGAGCGAGTACAGAATTGATTTGGGCGGGGGACCCGTAGCGAATTGGCGGGAATTGAAGGTTGAAATCGAAAAGCAAAACAGTCCGTTCGATGAATACTATTACGTTTACCGCGAAGATGATCCGGAGGATGCGTACATTTTCCTATCGGATACTGAATTGACCGACTGGCTTGAACAAAAATATCACGATTGGGGTTACTGGGAATGCAAAGACCTTGAGAGCTACATGGATGACATCAAGGTTTGGCAGTTGATACCAAAAAGCACTGTTGAGCGCTGGCCTACCCTATATCGGAGCGCCAAGTCAACAAGCATTGTAGTTGATGACGAGCAATACTATCGCAAAACAAAAGGAATCAACCCAGAGTTCACGATCACAATTTCGCTAAGTTGAGTACTTTACAAAATGTGTATTTAGTGCAGGAACTATCGTTCCTTTCTGAAGCGAATGTATCGACTTTCTTTTACCTGATCCGAATAGATCTTCCGTCGTTTCTCAATTGCTGGGAGTTGGTGAAATGTGATCTTCGACAAAAGGCAAAGAAAAAAATAAGGGATGAGGGGGCTCTGATCATCACGATGGATTAACTGTTGATTCTTCAAGTGTGACACCACCTTTTAGTTTCATGATATCACCAAACTTTGGAGGTTAATAATAAGAAATCAGCCATACTAATTTTACTTAATAGTTATTGAATTAAATGAATCAGTTGGCTCCAATTGTTGGGATCCATTTCCATTAATTCGCCGATCTTCTTTATTGCTTCGAATACATCGTTTTGGATAATAATTCTCTCTTCAATAATAGTTGAACAAAGATGTTCCAAGGCAACGCCCCATTCATTGTGATCCAATAGCTCGAAAATGATGTCCATATCTTTTTTTGGCATTCCACTAGTTTCTTTTACAATCCGAATTATATTTTGACTTTGATTGGGATACATCATTTTCACCACCTTACTGTGATTATAGCAGGAATGGGGAAACAGCTTAACACAACGGTAATTTAGAAAATGTACTCTAAGGCTGTCAGAAATATCCCGAAGAGCAAGAGTATCCAGCCAATCACTACTGTTATGTAGGTTAAAAGCTTCCAGATTCCATAAACAGAGCCTTTTCGTAAACTAATACGACTCCACAGAATCATCCATAATCCCATCAGGGCCGCTTCATTTTGAAGGACTGGAAAAGCAACGCAAATTAATAGACCTGTGATGAAACCTAATAATATTAATTTTAATGAGCGAGTCATATAAAGTACCTCTCGAATTCCAGATTTATGTTTCAAACAATATATGCATTAAAATGATTATTCCTTGAAGTAAATACAAAATTTTACACAATACACGATTTATTAAATGAGAATTAAGAAAAGGGTAGGTGGTGTAGGTGAACGATAAGCTGATCGAACGTGTTTGCGAAAAATGCCCCGCTACTCAATGGGGCAAGAAATCGATCTGTAGTGTCCATAACCTCCACGTTGGTAAAATCGAAACCTGCCCGGAGTGGGACAATTACATCATAGAGAATCAAGGGTTAATGGATCGGAGCGGGCAGCTCGCCTTTATCAATCTCGAGCCAGCTCTTGAAGTTGTACAGAAGGTAGAGGAAGAATCAAGGATTACCATTGGATGGTGAAAGAGGTTGAGCGTCTAAGGAAGGAAATCGACAAGGCGATATTTTCGAATCCATCGATACAAGAGAAATTGGTCGCTACCTATGGTGATACAGGAGGCATGCCAAGCGGGAAAGGGTTACGCCTCTCCACTTTGACCATTTCGGAAGAGCGATACGAAAAGCAAATCGAGCGAATGAAAACCCTTGAGAACAAGGTGCGGCAAATCAATGATTTCGCAATCAGCTTGGGCGATAACAAGCACCGGACAGTCCTTGAATGTATGATGGACGGGATGCGTATGAACAGCATTGCCCGACATGTAGGAGTTTCCCGACAACGATTAAATGAGATGAAGCGGGATATCGTTAACCGATTAGCAAAGGAGCTGTACAGTGAGGAATTGTTAGGTTCCTGAAAGGTTGGCGGACTGACGTTTTTAAAGAAGAGCAGATGCATAAATACTCAGGCAATCCATGATGAAGAAGCCCTCGGGAATGAACCGAGTGGCTTTTGTGGTTCTAAAAACCTATGGTTATAATGGTGTGTTTGTTACTTTATGTCTATTGTTAGTGTGCGTTCCACATCCGATCCTCATTATGTGGGTATTATTTCCTTTTTATATATAGATTGGATATCGGATGTATCGATCAACATGAGAATCTCCCATCTGTATAGAAACCTTTACAGAGAGGAGGAGACTGTTTGCCCAATATTGAAGGTATCAATATCCAGCAGTCAAGTGCTGAACGCAAGAGCTACGTGGTTGTGGGAGCCATTTTATCATGCAGCAGCGGAAGTAAACAGAGTCGGTTAAAAGTGCCGTTCAGCCATGGTGTTTTTGTAAAAGGAAAGCCGCAAATGAATATCATGGATTTCGTTCCTAACGTTAATATCATGCCATTTGGAAAGTGTAGCAGCTTAAAGAATCCCACAGTCGCTTCTGCCACAGCAGCCAATAATGGTGTACTTACACCAATGCCATGTACACCTTTGACGACAATGCCATGGATTGATGGGAAAGCGGATAACCTGGTTGATGGCCACCCCGCATTGTTGAATAAATCAACCAATATGTGTTTCTATTGTGGGCAGATCAAGATTGAAGATGACGGGCAGGATTTGGGTGGTGTGACGATAGGAAATCAGTCGTCAGCAAATAGCGGGCCGCCTGCTGCTGGTTTTGGACAAGGACCAGCTTGCGAAAAGCCGCAGGAAAAGCCTAGCATGTGGGATAGTTTCGTCAAAGGAATCTCGATGCTGGGAGATGTTCCTGCTGCGATGCAAAAAGCGGCAAGTGAGTTGCCAAGCGCTTTGGAGAAAGCAGCAAATGATTTGCCAAAAGGTTTACAGAAGGCGGCAGAGGATTTACCTAAGGGTGTTGGAGCATTTGTAAGGGAAGGCTTTATCGAGCCAATACAAGAAGATTTGGATACGTTGCGGGATGATAAAGTTGATCTAGCGGATGGAATTGCAATTGGCGGACTTGCCTTGGGTGTACTTACGCTGGGGAGAAGTAAAAACATTAAGGATTTTGTGGATGCTGCAAGGAAAGGGAAGAAGAGAACTGGTGGAGGTCAAAACAATTTAAGGAAGATTAAAGATACTAATGGTCTACGTAATGAGCTACCTTTAACTGAGAGCCAAATCAAGGAACTTACAAATTATGCTGAAAAGTTAGGGATGCCGAAGGAAAACATTAATGTAGCAGGTCCTGATGATACCTCCCCGACAGGGTTATTATTTGATACGATTCTAAACATTAATAATGACGTTCTTCCTTCAAATGCAGCAGGGAAATTGTCTGCGAATAGCAGAATTACTGGAAAAGCAACCATAGCACACGAAGTAGTAGGGCATTATGAAGCGGGTCTAGCTGGAAGGTCCTTCCAAGTCATGGATGAAGAACTTAGGCCCATTATTAGGAATTTTGCGTTGGATGAAGCACAAGCAAGTATACGTGCTGCAAGGTTTGCTCCTGATTTAGCACAAACAGAAAGAAATATGCTTTTACGCGATGGAATATCTAGGCTACGAAACGCAGGAATCAGAATCAGAGATGTAAGGGAATTACTTTTCATTGATCGTCGATAGAAGGGAGAAAATCTTTTGGAAATAATGAGATTAGATAATGTAGTTGATATGCCCGGGCGGGGGTTGGTGCTAATCGTTAGCTTTGTTGAATCAGATACACACGACATTACACAACTAAAAAGAATAGTTGGTTCAAAGATAGTCGTAAGCAGCGTGAATGGAACGGATTTCGAATTTTGGGTTAAAGATATTAGTGTGTCATTTTCGATTTCAAATAGCCCACTTATAGGAATAAATATTCAAGAACGAGTGAATGTCGAGGAAATAAAGAAGGGATCAATAGTTTATTTCAATAGGGATTTGTCAGACGGTAATCCCATAGAGTAGAGTGTAGCAATGGATAGTATCTAGGACGATTTTACGATGATCATATCATACAGATTGGCTTCGATGGAGAAATATGTTCACTATACTTTTGAAAGGTTTACAAATCTGACAGACCTGACGTTCTTGACGGTTTTTGCAAGTCAATTAAAAAGCGCTCTATACTAAGGCTACGCACGATGACTAAACCGCTCGAGGGAATATAACCGGGCTGTTTTTGCTTTGGTCCGACAAGTTTGAAAGGAGGGAAGATTATTGAGCCAGTCGGTATACAAGTCACGGCGTTGGAAGCGGAAGCGGGAAGCTATCTTACGAAGCGATAAATACATGTGTCAGGAGAGTAAGCGGTACGGTAAGACTGAACCAGCTACTACTGTGCATCATATTTACCCGTTGGAGTTTTACCCTGAACTAGCGTTCGTGGACTGGAACCTTATTTCTCTTAGTGACAAGCAGCACAACGCTATGCATGAGAGGGTGACTCACGAGCTAACGGCATTAGGACTAGCTTGGCAGGAAAGAGTTCGTTCAAAGTTTGAGGAAAAATATCCCCCCACTTTTTAAAATTTTTTATTTTTTTCCGTGGACCGACTCGGCCAGCCCTTTCCAATAGCGCGAGTTCTGGGAAAAATTTTTTCGGGAGGTGATGGCGGTGGCTAAAGTGACGAAAGCGGCGGTGAAACGCACGACCATTCGTGATATGAAAAGCTTGGGAACGTACAAAAAAGAGTACGATCGGATCATCGAAATCTATGCAGAACTGGTGGAGCAATACGCTGTTTTGAATGGGCGCTTTGCTTCGGAGGGGTACCAATACGAAGTTTCAACGGCGGATGGTAGTACGAAAAAAGCGCCTATCGTCGCTACACTCGAATCCCTCCGAAAAGATAGTTTGGCGTACACGGATCGCTTGTGCTTGA
The window above is part of the Brevibacillus antibioticus genome. Proteins encoded here:
- a CDS encoding MafI family immunity protein, with translation MMYPNQSQNIIRIVKETSGMPKKDMDIIFELLDHNEWGVALEHLCSTIIEERIIIQNDVFEAIKKIGELMEMDPNNWSQLIHLIQ
- a CDS encoding P27 family phage terminase small subunit, coding for MAVAKVTKAAVKRTTIRDMKSLGTYKKEYDRIIEIYAELVEQYAVLNGRFASEGYQYEVSTADGSTKKAPIVATLESLRKDSLAYTDRLCLNPKTIDGIKIEKKKTSALAAALSGLE